A window of the Phaseolus vulgaris cultivar G19833 chromosome 5, P. vulgaris v2.0, whole genome shotgun sequence genome harbors these coding sequences:
- the LOC137833891 gene encoding uncharacterized protein — MDQREEQGGEQADNASMPMTMLMQLQKEFETVKKSNEEELSVLRAENVRMRRKLQEETILNSSFETVQPRAQVNERIYHNESSQTKRRLPGDSEVSAGASLRKHPFYDVIVDTPLPDNWRNLTIDKYDRSTDPDEHVAVYTTQISLYTWNDAIMCRVFPTTLKGAALSWFTRLSPLSIDCFDTLVEKFGAQFGTSRPHHLTSIALVNIRQEKGESLRMFMERFGKVALGIRNLSPEVTMHHMITTLKPGSFADSLCKKPATNLDELRQRASKFMQMEELREFRNQARMDGGERKVIEKESGPMARRDREEFRSRKFQQYTPLNTNRTRVLQEAMAAEIIPPPRKARTPERVDHTKHCEYHKNHGHHTEECVGLKDRIEELIQAG, encoded by the coding sequence ATGGATCAAAGAGAAGAACAAGGAGGAGAGCAGGCAGATAATGCCAGCATGCCAATGACAATGTTGATGCAGCTGCAGAAAGAGTTTGAGACGGTAAAAAAGAGTAATGAAGAAGAGTTGAGTGTGCTAAGGGCCGAAAACGTACGCATGAGGAGAAAGTTACAAGAGGAGACAATTTTGAACTCATCTTTTGAAACCGTTCAGCCAAGAGCACAAGTCAATGAGAGGATTTATCATAATGAAAGTTCCCAAACGAAAAGAAGATTGCCCGGAGATTCTGAAGTTTCTGCAGGGGCATCTTTAAGAAAACATCCTTTCTATGATGTCATAGTTGATACTCCATTGCCTGACAATTGGAGAAATTTAACTATTGACAAATATGACAGAAGCACGGACCCTGATGAACATGTTGCGGTATATACCACACAAATCAGTCTATATACATGGAACGATGCTATTATGTGCAGAGTGTTCCCTACAACGTTAAAAGGGGCAGCATTAAGTTGGTTCACACGCCTTTCGCCCTTAAGCATAGATTGTTTTGATACATTGGTGGAAAAGTTTGGAGCTCAGTTCGGAACCAGTCGTCCCCATCATCTAACCTCGATTGCTTTAGTGAATATAAGACAAGAAAAGGGAGAGTCGTTAAGAATGTTCATGGAACGCTTTGGGAAGGTTGCCCTGGGAATTCGAAATCTCAGCCCAGAGGTTACCATGCATCATATGATAACAACACTAAAGCCAGGGTCGTTTGCTGATAGTCTCTGCAAGAAACCTGCGACTAATTTAGATGAACTAAGACAGCGAGCGTCGAAGTTCATGCAAATGGAAGAACTGAGAGAGTTTCGGAATCAGGCAAGGATGGATGGAGGTGAAAGAAAGGtgatagaaaaagaaagtggaCCTATGGCTAGAAGAGACAGAGAAGAATTCAGAAGCCGAAAGTTCCAGCAATACACACCCTTGAATACAAACAGAACAAGAGTCTTACAAGAAGCCATGGCGGCAGAGATAATACCACCACCTAGAAAAGCACGAACACCGGAAAGGGTCGACCACACCAAACATTGTgaatatcataaaaatcatggtCATCATACAGAGGAGTGTGTCGGGTTAAAAGATAGAATAGAAGAATTGATTCAGGCTGGGTAG
- the LOC137833892 gene encoding uncharacterized protein yields MLFTDEDFQEIDPDHDDPMVITVEIAEYAIIKTLVDQGSSVDILFWDTFKRLHLKEEDIVPFREQIIGFSGERVSTKGYVDLMTTFGRGNKTKKIKIRYLVVDASTSYNVLLGRSSLNKLGVIVSTPHLAVKFPTEKGEIATVYVNQRDARECYAAGLKMNLKTHKDTERMVAMADLDPRLNDERLEPKEETTAVVLDRDEKQCTYISGSLPEELLNKLITLLRNNKELFAWTPSDIPGIDPKVICHKLSVCREARPISQKRRKLGEERQKAAIEETAKLMQAGFIKEAQYTTWLSNVVLVKKPNGKWRMCTDYTDLNKACPKDTYPLPNID; encoded by the coding sequence atgctttttACAGATGAGGATTTTCAAGAAATTGATCCTGATCACGACGATCCTATGGTGATAACAGTAGAAATAGCCGAATATGCCATCATAAAAACCTtggttgatcaaggaagctcagTTGATATTCTGTTTTGGGATACTTTCAAAAGATTGCATCTAAAAGAAGAAGACATTGTACCTTTCCGAGAACAAATCATTGGCTTCTCAGGGGAAAGAGTCAGCACGAAAGGATATGTAGATTTGATGACCACGTTTGGAAGAGGGAATAAGACTAAAAAGATCAAAATCAGATATTTGGTGGTGGATGCTTCTACGTCATATAATGTGTTGTTAGGACGATCTTCTTTGAATAAGTTGGGAGTAATAGTTTCAACACCACATTTAGCAGTGAAATTTCCAACAGAAAAAGGGGAGATCGCAACAGTCTATGTTAATCAAAGAGATGCTCGAGAGTGTTATGCGGCAGGTTTGAAGATGAATTTGAAGACACACAAAGATACCGAAAGAATGGTGGCAATGGCGGATTTGGACCCAAGATTAAATGATGAAAGATTGGAACCAAAAGAAGAGACTACAGCCGTAGTATTAGACAGGGACGAGAAGCAATGCACTTATATAAGTGGAAGTTTGCCCGAAGAATTGTTAAACAAACTTATCACATTGTTACGCAACAACAAAGAATTGTTTGCTTGGACACCGTCTGATATACCTGGAATCGATCCAAAGGTAATTTGTCACAAGTTGTCGGTATGTCGAGAAGCGAGACCGATATCTCAGAAACGAAGAAAGTTGGGTGAAGAAAGACAAAAGGCAGCAATAGAAGAAACTGCGAAGTTAATGCAAGCTGGTTTCATTAAGGAAGCTCAATATACGACATGGTTATCCAATGTGGTGCTTGTCAAAAAAccgaatggaaagtggagaatgtgtacaGATTATACGGACTTGAATAAAGCTTGTCCGAAAGATACATATCCATTGCCCAACATAGACTGA
- the LOC137833893 gene encoding uncharacterized protein: MVTWSMELSEYGIKYEPRGPIKAQSLADFIIQMPTTAQQEQWILYVDGASSKKGSGAGIVLEGPDNFQIEMALRFEFRTSNNQAEYEALIAGLLLARDMGVENVICKSDSQLSVGQVRGDYQVKDPLLMQYYHKVLNVMQCFNQAEIKYIPRELNMKADSLSKLASQQRQLQHNSVIQQTLSYPTVGFEECCNVTTTKDEWIETYMEAIKNQEQGVQLDTKMAKKIASFVLIGDELYKRGHSIPLLKCLSKEQAQYVVKELHEGMCGLHCGARTMATKVCRAGYYWPTLREDCEIYVKTCKKCQEFGSLNHIPAQALQGIISPWPFAKWGIDILGPFPLG, encoded by the coding sequence ATGGTGACATGGTCAATGGAGCTTTCAGAATATGGAATCAAGTATGAACCGAGAGGACCAATCAAAGCTCAATCCCTTGCGGATTTCATCATCCAGATGCCGACAACAGCACAGCAGGAGCAGTGGATATTGTATGTAGATGGCGCGTCAAGCAAAAAAGGAAGCGGAGCAGGGATAGTACTTGAAGGACCAGACAACTTCCAAATAGAGATGGCATTGAGATTCGAGTTCAGAACATCCAACAACCAGGCCGAATACGAAGCTCTTATTGCAGGACTACTACTGGCGAGAGACATGGGAGTTGAAAATGTCATTTGCAAAAGTGATTCTCAGCTCTCAGTGGGACAGGTACGAGGAGATTATCAGGTAAAAGATCCATTATTGATGCAATATTATCATAAGGTATTAAATGTCATGCAATGTTTCAATCAagctgaaataaaatatattccgAGAGAACTAAACATGAAAGCAGATTCATTATCCAAATTGGCAAGTCAACAACGACAACTCCAACACAACTCAGTTATACAACAAACCCTCAGTTATCCGACAGTCGGTTTCGAGGAATGTTGCAATGTTACCACAACAAAAGATGAATGGATAGAAACATATATGGAAGCCATAAAGAATCAAGAGCAAGGTGTTCAACTGGATACAAAAATGGCAAAAAAAATAGCTAGTTTTGTGTTAATTGGAGATGAACTCTACAAACGCGGACATTCAATACCTTTGTTAAAATGTCTCTCAAAAGAGCAAGCTCAATATGTAGTGAAAGAACTTCACGAAGGAATGTGTGGATTACATTGTGGAGCTCGAACAATGGCAACAAAAGTTTGCAGAGCTggatattattggccaacaCTCCGAGAAGATTGTGAAATTTATGTTAAAACATGCAAGAAGTGTCAAGAGTTTGGAAGTTTGAATCATATACCAGCACAAGCGTTACAAGGAATTATTTCTCCATGGCCATTTGCAAAATGGGGAATTGATATACTTGGTCCATTTCCACTCGGCTGA
- the LOC137833894 gene encoding golgin IMH1-like, translating to MLKNMDAASLADSIIELSSRSLLIGKMMKEKNGNCVSLSEFEKLRTDLAEYKEKTSSLFEQLEEMKKQKSEQEVAKEDFKKEIVELKNESLRSSEENAKLRKENQLLNEKVSALLSTNESDKSTIKLMDEEINQLRTNVFKAESFILEQHQLGFEKALQQAKYFYKIPIDEGNFDVKKDFYKGKLVPANEIPDTDAEDINIES from the coding sequence ATGCTGAAAAATATGGATGCTGCTTCATTAGCGGATTCTATTATTGAATTGTCGAGTAGAAGTTTGTTGATTGGAAAAATGATGAAAGAGAAAAATGGAAACTGTGTGTCTTTATctgaatttgagaaattgagGACTGACCTTGCTGAATATAAGGAGAAAACGAGCTCTTTGTTCGAACAATTAGAAGAGATGAAGAAACAGAAAAGTGAACAAGAAGTTGCAAAGgaagattttaaaaaagaaattgttGAATTGAAGAATGAAAGTTTGAGATCTAGTGAAGAAAACGCTAAACTTCGTAAAGAGAATCAATTGTTGAATGAGAAGGTATCAGCGTTATTGTCTACGAACGAATCCGACAAGAGCACCATCAAACTCATGGATGAAGAAATAAATCAGCTGAGGACCAACGTTTTTAAAGCCGAAAGCTTTATATTGGAACAACATCAACTTGGTTTTGAGAAGGCTCTTCAGCaagcaaaatatttttacaagattCCAATTGATGAAGGCAACTTTGATGTTAAGAAGGATTTTTATAAGGGTAAATTAGTGCCGGCTAACGAGATTCCAGACACTGATGCTGAAGATATCAACATTGAGAGCTAG